The proteins below are encoded in one region of Aestuariivirga litoralis:
- a CDS encoding endonuclease domain-containing protein, which produces MPASSPSQTLPFRGRAAAKQPGGAARARQLRNSPTDAEKKMWHILRDIDWPKAHFRRQVQIGPYFADFLSHHFKLIIEVDGSQHSEDAGLRKDAARTEFLNKEGFKVLRFFNIDVLKNSAGVHHAIECELQALIPTPNPSPQGGGAEQVVQP; this is translated from the coding sequence ATGCCTGCCTCATCTCCAAGCCAGACCCTCCCCTTCAGGGGGAGGGCGGCTGCGAAGCAGCCGGGTGGGGCCGCTCGTGCCCGCCAACTCCGCAACTCCCCAACAGATGCCGAAAAAAAAATGTGGCACATCCTGCGCGACATCGATTGGCCAAAAGCTCACTTCCGCCGCCAGGTACAAATCGGCCCGTATTTCGCAGATTTTCTCAGTCACCATTTCAAGCTGATCATCGAAGTGGATGGCAGCCAGCATTCAGAAGATGCGGGCCTGCGGAAGGACGCGGCGCGAACAGAATTTCTGAACAAAGAAGGATTCAAGGTCCTGCGGTTCTTCAATATCGACGTGCTGAAAAATTCGGCCGGAGTGCATCACGCTATCGAGTGTGAACTGCAAGCACTCATCCCCACCCCAAACCCCTCCCCACAAGGGGGAGGGGCTGAACAGGTGGTGCAGCCATGA